CAAGCCATCGACACTACCATCGCAGCGGCCAGCACCTTACTTCAAGCGACAGAAGCACCAACCGGTGAGCTTGAAGAACATTTGGACATACTTCTTGAGCAAGCTGAAGAGCTTAAAGCAGTCAACGACGCTATAGAAAAGAAAGTGGACCTACAGGAGCTCGACACCGTATTAACAGAGTGTGCTGCGTACAGCTTGAGAATTTGTACCTTGAAAACAAGGATAAAAAGGGCACTGAGAGGTGGACCCGCGAGCGAAACGAGGTCAAGTACACCATCAGAAACTGGAAATAACTCTGACCACGTCGCACAGTCAGGTTCCGTCCAGCATGCAGTTACGACGACTCTTCAGCTACCGTCGACAACGACGAGACTTCCGAAGCTAGAGATCGCCAAATTCGACGGAAACCTGCGCTCATGGCACAGATTCTGGAATCAGTTCGAGTCTACCATCCACAAGAATCCAGCTCTACATCCAATTGACAAGTTTCAGTACTGGACGAGCTATCTCACCGGCAAAGCAGCAGCCGCTATCGACGGGCTACCACTCAGTGACCGAAATTATGAAATTGCAGTGAAGACATTGGTCGAAAGATTCGGAAAGGACGACGTTATCATTGAAGAACATATGTCGAGGTTACTCAACATCCGACCTGTCCATAACATCCTTGACACCGAGAAGCTGCGGACCCTTTATGATGAGATCCAGGCGGGGGTTCGGAGCCTCGAGGCATTGGGTGTGGCGTCGAGCACTTATGGAGTGCTTTTATTGACAGTCTTACGAAAGAACATCCCGAATGAGCTTTGCCTCGGTTACTGCAGACAAAAGACAACATCTGCAGTCGCGCCAGGAGATGAACTTCAAAATTTCCTCAGTTTcctcaagaccgaagtagaaAGTCGAGAGAGGGCCGAATGTGGAACCCGTCAACAGCTGAGCACCGACAGGCTGAGTCGCCCGATCCGCAAGGATATTCCTGAAAAGAAGGCGTCCGCGTTGGTTTTAACTGCCGTCATGAAAGCTGAAACAAAGTGCAAATTATGCGAAGCGAGCAGCCACTCAACCGCCGACTGTGAAGTTGATTTGACTGCGGATCAGAAGAGGAGAATTGTGCAGCGGGAAAGACTCTGCTTTAGGTGCGCCAAGGCAGGTCATCGAGCATACGAATGCCGCACCGCAAGATGGCTTAAATGTAAGAGATGTTCCGGCCGGCACGTTGCAGCCCTGTGTAACCTGAATCGACCACCAGCGactggaaagtcggaagagaaGACTGTACTCACTGAGACAATCGTACAGTCTTCGCTGCAAGTCGAAGGCACCAAGAAGAGAACCCGTGTCCTTCTGCAGACGGCTCAAGCGTGGGTTCAGGGTAGGGAGAAGCGAGCGATGGTCAGGCTGATGATTGACGGCGGAAGTCAGCGCACCTTTGTCAAGAAAGAGATTTCAGAGAAGATGGGACTGCGTGTGATGGGAGAGGAGACcctgaaaataatgacatttggaAACGAGAAGCCGTCTTCAGGAATGAAGTGCCGCCGAGTGGAGTTATGGCTGTGCAGTCGACACAACGAAAGAAAGATCCGCGTTGAAGCGCTTGAGATCCCGCAAATCTGCTGCGACATCGTGCCAGGACCTGAAGCTTCCACCGTCAACTACCTCGAAGAGCAAGGCCTCGAACTCGCCGACAGTACGCAAGATGGAGCAGAGATAGGGCTGCTGCTGGGATCCGATTACTACTGGGAGGTCACAACCGGTGGTGTCAGGCGCCTGGACAGCGGGCTCGTAGCCGTGGAGACCATTTTTGGCTGGACCCTGCAGGGGACAACACATACGACAGAATCAACAGCAACGTACGTGTCCACTGTGGGAGTGTTGCGCGTGGCTGTCATCGGCGAGGAAGACCAAGACGACACTGCTGCTCAACTGAAATCGTTTTGGCAGCTCGAACACATTGGCCTTGTCGACGAAGGAGAGGCGGACGTGGAAGACAACCAAGTTTTGCGGGAATTTCGGGAGAACGTCTCCAGGAACGACTGCCGATATCAAGTTTCCCTTCCCTGGAAAAAGAATGCTGGCGATTCGGCAGACAACAAAGCCGCGACACTAACGCACCATCTGAAGTACACAAAGGATAGTTTTGCGGAGACAAGAAGCATGCTAAACAACGACGTGTATGAGGGTGATTTGGTCGCAGGTGCCGATACTATAAAGGACACTATGCGCATATGCAAAGAGGCCGAAAATATTCTTCAGATGGCAGGCATGAATCTAACAAAATGGGAGCCCAATGATAACCTTGAAGCAGAATGGTCAGGAGAGTTAGGCAACGAACACGGACTTTCAGCACATACCGTAACTAAGATCCATGGCGTAGAGTGGAAACCGACTGCAGATGAATTCACGTTCGAAATGGGTTCTCTAATAGACTTTTTAAAACAGCGTCAATACACAAAAAGGTTCCGTCTACAAGCGACGGCTCGCATATTTGACCCATTTGGATTCCTGGATCCCATCACTATCACGACTAAGATTATGTTTCAGAGCCTATGGGAACGAGGTGCTCAATGGGATGACCCACTACCGTCAGACATCCTCGAAACGTGGAACGAGTGGTGTCAACAGCTTCCTGACTTAAGAAAAGTTTCCGTTCCAAGAAAATCAGGGCTGCGAAAGGTCATCGGAAGAAGTGGTTTAAATAATGACATCTTTACCaccgggtggtggtggtggtgaaaacgtttatttcctctgaaaagagggagttacatggagggtgctctggagtcaggcttagtgcctttcccctcacaaacactaggtggagtccctagtacgggaccccagtggcttccgctgccgccatagctcgttcgaccatcgccttttgggctttcaggtcgcaacaggcgagtagggtcgcctcccagtcctcccgggtggggtttgggtgtggagtaaaagcagggttggaggggcacgcccacaccatgtggtagaggtccgaggacctctccccacagtgcgggcactccccGGAGAAGGCAGGGTCAAAGTGCTTTAGCGAGGCCGGGCACATCATGGTGTTCGTGACAAGGCGGAGGAACAGGCGTTCCTCCGCTCTCTTCAATCCTTTACACGGGTAGGGGTACAGTTTATGTCTATCTTTGTATAATTGTGTTATTTCCTTGTAAGTGTAGGTCGGCGTGgcttccgctgcttcttcagaggtggcgggggacgaggttgcccggttagagagcgcgcgggcggctgcatctgctgcctcgtttcctcctagccccgagtgggccggagcccagactatgaagcggtgggatggacctcctacgtacgagctattttgcagtagccggtaggccaggtacgggacccagccctgttggacgttccgacacgcccctcgcgagtcggttatgattgtcttggaatcggagtgtgttgccgctaaagcgatggcgacttcctctgcttgagtgacgcttcgggctttgaaggtgagcccgttcaccgttttggactcgtggatcactgccgccgtgtaccacccgccatggtgcgggccggatgcgtccacgtagtataccccgggtttccttccgtagtggtgagctaaggcctctgccctggccctgcgtctaccctcgtggtcgtccctggacatcttaattgggagtggtcttacgtgcagggcgtaacgccattcctgagagagtcttactctctcctcggttagagtcgtgtgttctatgtgcagacgggccaaaaggcggcgtcctgacggcgtctgcgataatcgcgtgtattgacctgtgaggtgggcttctctaagttcatcgaaggagttcgtcatacccagaccttggagtctcaggttagacgtggttatcgggaggtcgagggccttcttcgccattttgcgtattatcacctcgatgatgttctggtcgtgtttgttgaggcggagatagggggtcgagtacaggattctgcttgttacaaaggcattggccagccgcaaggcgtctttgcttcgcagtccccctttcttgttcgagactctgcggaccattcggcccacctgatctcccaccttctttagtttgtcgagcgtggtcgtcgccagccgacgctggtGGATGAAAAGGCCTAGGactctaatttcttttctttcgggtatcggttccgatccaagtctcaattctatcttgtttgtgcattttttgttggggcgaatgtgcacgaattcggatttttgaggggagcaatgaaggccacatcttttcgcgtactcgttcgccgcggtggccgcctcctgcaggttggcctccatttcaccgagagagccctgcgtggcccaaatggagatgtcgtccgcgtacagcgcgtgttgcacacccgggactttctccaagtggaccggcaggttcttcattgccaagttgaaaagcaagggggatagcaccgctccctgtggcgtccctctcgtgcctaatagaaaggggccgtgttccgcgttctggatcctcacgtaggcctgtctgtccgtgaggaagcgttttatatactcgaaagcgttcctgccgcatcccgtctctgataggtgtgtgaggatcgcctcgtgtgtcacattatcgaaggctcccttcagatctagggccagcactatcttatccccgttcggatgttcgatcgggtttagtacctccctgctgagctgcagcaggatgtcctgagccgatttatttggcctgaagccgtacatcgagtcggcgaagactcgcttgttttctaggtactcagatagtctgtctctgaccatagcttccatcagtttgcccacGCACGAGGTGAGAGAAATAGGTCTTAGGTTATCCGTATCTATGGCCTTGCCCgccttggggatgaaagttatcaGCGCCGTCTTCCATTCCGTGGGAAATGGAGCTTCGCCCACCCAAATCGAATTAAAGTGTTCTAGGAGGGATTCGTATGTGCGGTCCGGCAGATTGGCTAGGAGTTTTACCGAGATCCCGTCCCTTCCTGGCGCGGTCCCGCGTTTCATCCTCGCTAGAGCGGCCTTGAGTTCGTATATTTTGAAAGGTTCGTCCAGCTCAGCATTTTGGGCTCCATTGTATCTGTAAGCGTCTCCCCTTGGATCTTGGGTTGTGGTCAGGTACTGGTCCCGAAGCTTCAGTGCAAGCTGGGCCGTATTTCCTTGAAATGCATGTACCGCTCTCTGCAGGTGCTtgtgcgtctcggtgcgcgtctggttgggatctatgagtgcccggaagaggcgccatgtgttcttgctagacatctgcccagcggccgcgttgcacctatctacccagttcgcgtccgcgagttgcgccgcgtactccgccgcttctttagtgattgccgcgatccgagctcttagctttcggttatgcttctgtctacgccatcttttgaccatgctgcgtctggctgcccagaggtggaggaggtgggtgTCCACGTCCGTCACCGCCTCTGAGAGCTTTACCTGCGTTTCCGTCGAACGCAGGTGGATCAGCAGCTGTTTTGTCCAGGCTTGATATCCCTGCTCCTGGATGGAGCTTACCTCGTATTCCTTTCTAAATTTCGTCCAGTCCGGCAGCATAGTGTGCCCCGTAGGCCTGGTAAGGGGTTTCGTACGGATCGTTATGGTGATCAggcagtggtcactaccgagagttTCCTCCGTATTCGTCCACTCCACTCGCCTCGCGTTTTTCGTGAAGGTTAAGTCGGGACACGTGTCCCTCTGCACCGAGTTCCCTATCCGCGTGGGGCACGCCGGGTCAGTGTGTAGGGTTAGACCTAACGCGGACGCCGCCTCCGCTAGCTTCCGTCCTCGTATGTCTTCTCGATGATAGCCCCATGAGGGACtctgcgcgttgaaatctcccattactaGTAACGGGTCTCGTCCTGCTTCCCTGATAGCTCTGCTCAGGAGTGTGGAGAAGGTTACGTTTTTTGCTTTAGGTGGGCAGTACACGTTCAGGATGTGTAGCGGCGAATCCTCCTTTTTCAGTGGCAGAAGAGTCACCATCACGTGCGAAAAGCTGGTTTGTAATTCCAGATCTACCAAATTTGCAGTgtagtttttgtgcacaaagatgcacgTTAGGTGGTCGAGTTGGAACGTTTTGTAGTTTGTGAGGCTCACGTTCCCGCCAGGTTCCTGTACGGCCAACACTGCCGGAGTATGCTCGTACGTAGACAGGTGCATCCTAAGATCCGCTCTCTTAGTCCTCGATTTCAAGCCTCGACTATTCCACTGCGTTAATGTTATGGGACTCTTTTTAGTTTGTCTCGCCATGTTGTATCTGGAGATTGTTGTTATTCTGGGGGGGAAATTGCTCCTGGTGGTCTTCCTCCTCGTCCTCGCTTATCACCCTACGCATCCTGTAGGCTCGGGGAGTCTGGAGTCTCCTCGTGTTAGCGTATTTGCGAACCGTCATCGCTTTCGCTATCTGTTGTGAGACTATGGTGGGAATGGATTCCTGGACCCTTCTCATCATAGCTTCTAGTTTATTTTCAAGACTAGGTTCTGTGTCGCTTTCCATCGCCTCCTCTTGCTGAGGTGGCTGGGGTTTAGCTAGCGCACTTTCTAGTTTGCTCGTTAGCACCGCGATCTGCGCTTTTAGGGCTGCTATCTGGTTTCGTAACTCGGTTTCTACTGGGTTGGGTGTGGGTGGAGAGGAAggtttgggaggaggaggaggagaggcggTCCCACTCACCTGCCGCATCCCGTTCTGGACTATGCTGGCCCAGGTCTTCTTTTGCTTGGGTTGATCAGAAGTCGACTCCCTGCTAGGTGGAGGGGGCGGGAGATTCCCGCTTcctcccttcttcttcttcttgtttttttttcttcttcttcctcctccttttctCCTGATTGCTGGGTTGTTGCTGCGCGTTCGTGCGAAATTTCGCCGTGCAGTCTCTGGAGTTCGTGGCGTGTTCGCCGCCACACACCGCACATTTTGGGTTGCACAGGTGAGGGGACCGCACTCCCTCCACAAACGGGGCTAGCGTTCCGCAGAGTCCGCAGTTTTCTTGTCTCGGTGTCGGGCAGGTATCTGGCCTATGCCCCACTGTGCCGTACAAGTTACACGCTGGTATGGTGCGGCGGTACCTTGCTACCGGTATGACTTGCGCGTTGTACAGTACAGCTCTGGGCTTGTACTTGCCTTCGAAGGTGATTCTGgctttgttagaagttccgaactTTCGGATCTCCAGGATGGTGCTTTCTCCGTGAAAGCTTTTCACCTTCCCTCGCAGGGACTCGGTGGTTTCCAGATTGGCCACTGTGATGACTCCGTGAATCACGTTGTCTTCGCTCTGTTTTACGTGCCCGTGCAAGTGGAGGTctgctccttcttggatttttaTCGCAAAGTCCCCGACCAGTTTGTCTGCCGCGTGGATGCTCGACGTGCCCACGATGATCAGGTTTTGGTCCGGGGATATTGTGAAGTAAAAGTTGTCCGCTTCGGCCTCCCCGACTCGCTGTCGTAGGGCTAGGCCTAGCTCACCGTGTTGTAAGTTCTTCAAGCTTGTCGCCGTTAATGGTTTGATGATTAGCACCACATCGTCTGGTCTAAATCTGCAGAGAAACTTGGGTTTCCATGCAGCTTTGACTTGCCTTGGGCCTCCGGCTGCGCGCTCATCGGGTGCCTTGTCGGGTTGCGCATGGTGGCCTCCGTGAGCTGACGTGGCCTTCCCTTGTGCGCAGGCTTGGAGTTTCTGGGCTCTTGTTTCaaaggcccggatcacattagcgTTGCAGGCTTGGTCCCGACTGGTCTGCGGCACAGTTGTCCATGCCATGCCTTCCGGGTCGTAGCCGCGTTGCTGGTTTGCGCTTGCCATGTTGGCTTGGAGCGGCCTCCCCGCCGCCGAACGCCGGCGTTCAGCCTTGAGGCTGCGTCGCGGCGCTATGGCGAATGGGaggaaaaacgcttaaaaaggtcaacaaatcgGCCCACCGGATTGGGAGTGGTCTCCCTGCGTGCCGGCTGACTTGCTGGTCCTGTCAAGTCCAAAATTGTCGGGATCAAACGCGTTGGGCCGCCGCCACGGTCGAAAATCGCCGGAGCCGATGTCCCATGCGTCCGCTCGCTACGCGCGCTGGTAGCGTCCCCTTACCACCGTACTCACTCAGATCGAGGCGGTTGTGAACTCCCGCCCGCTCACGTTCCTTCACTCGGATGCGGGGGAGCTTCTGCCGCTAACGCCATCGCATTTCTTAATAGGGCGCCGAATGACAGGTTTGCCTAACACTGGAGAAACGGTCTTCAGTGAATCTACGAAGGCTGCGCTCATAAAATTTTGGCAACACCGTGTGACACTTGTCGATTCATTCTGGAGACGATGGAGGCAGGAATACCTACTAGAGCTTCGCTCTGCTCATGTTACCGCTCAGCGCAAAGAGAGAAGCATAAGGGAAGGGGACATTGTCCTACTCGGAGAAGAGAAGGTCCCGCGACAGATGTGGAAGCTGTGCCGGGTTGTCGAGACGTTTCCTGGAAGGGACGGCCGAGTTCGAGCATGCAAGATTTCTCTGCCGGACCGAAAGCTGCTGAGACGACCGGTCCAAGCCCTCTACCCGCTTGAACTAGGGGAAGAATGAGCCGACGCTCATTGCGGGGGAGGTTGTTAAGAATTGGTAGCGACCGTCGCGCGTTTCTAGCTGCAACCATGGTTGGgggcccggcgacgcacgaagagggagccggcgaacggacgagggggcgccccgctgggctggtgtcccgaccggcgcctcgacccgcaacttgatccgtgccccgcgttttcggcggaccgcctgctgggcgcaaatggcctgcgcttccgagaaggacgaaggcgttagtgcggccaacggacaactcgtattttgtattttcttttctcttcttttctagtcactgcgatgtcttttgtaaaataaacgttcagtcttgaagcgaaccccgacgagtgagaatcgttccttcgaggctcctgcgtgcgcggccgctgtaTACGCCGCCGCCCGGAAACAGTCTCACGCAGCAGTTCAGTTttttgtagtcgcactcgcgaagtgacctccacagAGCGTTGGTCGTAGCCCCTTTAATTATTCTACAGAAATAATTCTCacgatgacgccagtttcgaggtACTCATTGCCAAAGCGTGCGACGAAATACGTTGGCGTTGCAGTTTATTGCCTCAGTGAAAAATGAAAGAGAAACAACGGTGTATATTTGCCTTATGTCTGACGGTgcatatatgcagggtgtcccagctatcatgcaccaagatttaaaaatatgcaaatgccatgtagctaggcagaaccaaggtaatgttgtttgccgtcgcttggagatactgagatgaTTTCTTTTTATGCATTCCACCTTATTGCATAATtcgtcttaattaatcaacttctccaacattataattggatgaaaagtgtcaatgagaaaattgtggagcgacATGAAACACTCCGGttacagctttgtgttgctcaatacctgctacataagagtgttttaCCGAGCGTCAAATAAGCCAGCGAACATACGCAAAATTGCCGCAACACTGTACGCTCGAGGCCAATCGGCGTCGCCGTGATtcttccgtataaagtccatgggcgataacaccgtcgccgcgcgccgtatgctgaaTATGCGAGTGGAAGCGCGCGAGGGCAGCCGATGATCGCGGCGTAACCTCGCGCACGCAAGGTAAGACAGCGAGGAGGCGGCGCGGAAGGGTGGGGAGGGCGGCGGCGTTCGACTCCAGCAGCAACTGCGTGCTATGGTCAcgcgcgccctatcttgaaagcgatctgcagacggcttATACCTTCGTGCGTGCTGTGTTCGAGTCTCTCCGTTTGCGTTGAAGCagtagacagcacgaaggtcacttcgctcgctgctgctgccgcgcttcctcacgctaGCGCTTTGAAAGCGAGtgtccgcggccatcgagtgtgatgtgttcatgtttgcctgcctcttaatttagttagtaagcaaatgtttccaagtttgtacggccgataaagctgctaTCCTTAATTATGTAGCTCTCTcctcatttgctatcgcaatcgatgcttcacctttcggccgaaactgcgactttttatttGTCTTTTTGCACTAGTCGTCCATGATGAGAACACCTCTTAAAATGTGAATACGTTGCCATATCTGAAAGAGGCTGCATGAACGGGtagatcatttttatgtttttgatgattttgtaaaaatcgcctgttgcaaataacgtaattctagtccttgagctggaggtTATTCATATTGGCGGACgctacttgcacgagaaatcgaaactcatcttcatgtaaataaaaaaaatcacgaattAACTATTGGTTAATTACTTTAGGGCACATTTTGCTATTTACTAATTGTACCCGGTGAGCTTGGAAGGCGTATCTATTTAGAAAGAATTTCCAGGATGACCCCAGTTTGgagaccaccaccaccaccaccaccaccatcatcatcatcatcatcatctatgtCCACTGCCCCATGACTCCCAGCGATTTACAATTGCACCTTTCTTGCGCAAGCTGATACGAACTCGCGCATGCgcatttccttatttcatcgccccacctagtcttctgccgtcctcgactgcgcttcccttctattgGCACGCATTCTGTAACTTTAATGGTACACCGCTTATCTACCTTACGCATTATATGCGTCATCAACACGCCGTAAAGGTACGCTAATGTCCCATTTTTTTTCTAACAATTTGCTCTTTCATgagttgaagcacaaaagtaactagaacggCCGTGTATATGGTCCCACACTTTCGGAAATAatttctcgaaactggcgtcatcttGGAGATTCATTTCAAACTGATGCGTctcgcaaactcaccggctgcgatttttaaattgcaatatgtgccgtaaagtaattaattaagaagttaattggCGAAAATAATTATATCAATTTGTCTTTCGATTTGTcgtgtaagtaatgtccgccttttcggATAATCCAGCGCAGTGTcaagaattgtgttatctgccacaggtgatttttgaaaattccggaaaacttaaaTATAATTACCCCGTACAACCCGTGACGAgccgtggtggcgcagtggctttgACGCTGCGCTGTTTAGTCTGATGGTGCGGGATCAAATATTGGCCGcagcggcctcatttcgatggcggcgaaatgaaaaaaacgcccgtgtaccgtgcattcggtgcacgctaaagaatccTAGGTTGTGATAATCAATTTGGAGcccctcataatcatatcgtggttatgCCACGCAAATCACCAGAATTCAATCAATTGTATTACCCGTGCAAGtcaagcaaggaagcaagcaagcaacaaaaCACCGATTTTTTGTGCGCGTTCATGTAAGGTATACGTGCTGTGCGTGTTGAAGGTGGTGCATGCGAGTGCGGTATGtctatgtgcgtgtgtgtttcaACCACGCTTGCAGTTTCAgagcacacagagagagagagaaagatagaaagaaaagaGAGTTTCGGAGG
This Dermacentor albipictus isolate Rhodes 1998 colony chromosome 1, USDA_Dalb.pri_finalv2, whole genome shotgun sequence DNA region includes the following protein-coding sequences:
- the LOC135896143 gene encoding uncharacterized protein, coding for MERLQRKQGALRQAIDTTIAAASTLLQATEAPTGELEEHLDILLEQAEELKAVNDAIEKKVDLQELDTVLTECAAYSLRICTLKTRIKRALRGGPASETRSSTPSETGNNSDHVAQSGSVQHAVTTTLQLPSTTTRLPKLEIAKFDGNLRSWHRFWNQFESTIHKNPALHPIDKFQYWTSYLTGKAAAAIDGLPLSDRNYEIAVKTLVERFGKDDVIIEEHMSRLLNIRPVHNILDTEKLRTLYDEIQAGVRSLEALGVASSTYGVLLLTVLRKNIPNELCLGYCRQKTTSAVAPGDELQNFLSFLKTEVESRERAECGTRQQLSTDRLSRPIRKDIPEKKASALVLTAVMKAETKCKLCEASSHSTADCEVDLTADQKRRIVQRERLCFRCAKAGHRAYECRTARWLKCKRCSGRHVAALCNLNRPPATGKSEEKTVLTETIVQSSLQVEGTKKRTRVLLQTAQAWVQGREKRAMVRLMIDGGSQRTFVKKEISEKMGLRVMGEETLKIMTFGNEKPSSGMKCRRVELWLCSRHNERKIRVEALEIPQICCDIVPGPEASTVNYLEEQGLELADSTQDGAEIGLLLGSDYYWEVTTGGVRRLDSGLVAVETIFGWTLQGTTHTTESTATYVSTVGVLRVAVIGEEDQDDTAAQLKSFWQLEHIGLVDEGEADVEDNQVLREFRENVSRNDCRYQVSLPWKKNAGDSADNKAATLTHHLKYTKDSFAETRSMLNNDVYEGDLVAGADTIKDTMRICKEAENILQMAGMNLTKWEPNDNLEAEWAAIWFRNSVSTGLGVGGEEGLGGGGGEAVPLTCRIPFWTMLAQVFFCLG